Proteins from a genomic interval of Odontesthes bonariensis isolate fOdoBon6 chromosome 7, fOdoBon6.hap1, whole genome shotgun sequence:
- the ppip5k1b gene encoding inositol hexakisphosphate and diphosphoinositol-pentakisphosphate kinase 2 isoform X6, with product MSEPFKGRGPVKEQGRVHRNVPRFVVGCEDDEQDMGQMEAGMKKEMFREEDMEDDEDESPSERQIIVGICAMMKKSKSKPMTEILERLCKFDYIDVEIFPEEVILEEPVEKWPLCDCLISFHSKGFPLDKAVEYVKLRNPLLINDLNMQYFIQDRREVYRILQEEGIDLPRYAILNRDPDNPEECNLVEGEDHVEVNGEVFHKPFVEKPVCAEDHNVYIYYPTSAGGGSQRLFRKIGSRSSVYSPESSVRKTGSYIYEEFMPTDGTDVKVYTVGPDYAHAEARKSPALDGKVERDSEGKEIRYPVMLTAMEKLVARKVCLAFKQTVCGFDLLRANGHSYVCDVNGFSFVKNSMKYYDDCAKVLGNMVMRELAPQLHIPWSIPMEAEDIPIVPTTSGTMMELRCVIAIIRHGDRTPKQKMKMEVRHPLFFDLFEKYGGYKTGKLKLKKPKQLQEVLDIARLLLLELGQHNDCEIEEKKSKLEQLKTVLEMESSLNDTQYGHFSGINRKVQLTYLRNGQPKASSEEEDFKKDAPSLLLVLKWGGELTPAGRVQAEELGRAFRCMYPGGQASNRRSLGCESPIDFGDYAGFPGCGLLRLHSTYRHDLKIYASDEGRVQMTAAAFAKGLLALEGELTPILVQMVKSANMNGLLDSDSDSLTDCQQKVKARLHEIMQKDQEFTQEDYQKLAPTSSPSLVNSMKVIENPVTTCDKVYALIQSLNSQIRKRLEDPKSADLQLYHSETLELMLQRWSKLERDFRTKNGRYDISKIPDIYDCIKYDSQHNASLGLEDKLELFRLSRALADIVIPQEYGITKAEKLDIAQAYCVPLMKKIQLDLQRTHEDEAVNKLHPLYSRGVMSPGRHVRTRLYFTSESHVHSLLSMFRYGGLLDEVKDQQWKQAMDYLSAVTELNYMTQIVIMLYEDNNKDPSSEERFHVELHFSPGVKGCEDEENVPLGFGFRPASSENEDKKPDQGSLEDLSQDQTDEALLVSESINIQRRSPMIRNRKTGSMEVLSETSPTHSSKGSTSHRLFQSCSRQSPEIKPAGGLELFSMLAVKRFSVSFARHPTNGFEGCSMVPSIYPLETLHNSLSLKQVEEFLKSVCESSSEAHAKTMKALSGLFDSQSQTSLYSPQQPLSSSGSEASLRPPSQPLWHGSIPSSAVSSAGPSSPITETGGVNFSFSE from the exons ATGTCCGAGCCCTTCAAGGGACGAGGACCAGTGAAAGAACAAGGGCGGGTTCACAGAAACGTTCCTCGGTTTGTGGTTGGTTGTGAAGATGATGAGCAAGACATGGGTCAAATGGAGGCTGGCATGAAGAAGGAGATGTTTCGAGAGGAGGACATGGAGGATGATGAAGATGAGTCG CCATCAGAGCGACAGATCATTGTGGGAATATGTGCAATGATGAAGAAGTCCAAGTCGAAGCCCATGACTGAGATCTTGGAGCGACTTTGTAAGTTTGACTACATTGACGTAGAGATTTTTCCTGAGGAGGTGATCCTGGAAGAACCTGTGGAGAAATGGCCTCTCTGCGACTGCCTGATCTCCTTCCATTCCAAAG gcttccctcttgacaaagctgtggaataCGTCAAGCTCAGGAATCCGCTGCTCATCAATGATCTCAACATGCAGTATTTCATTCAGGACAG GAGGGAAGTGTATCGGATCCTACAGGAAGAAGGCATCGACCTACCTCGTTATGCCATATTAAATCGCGATCCGGACAATCCCGAAG AGTGTAACCTGGTGGAGGGGGAGGACCATGTTGAGGTGAACGGGGAGGTGTTCCATAAACCCTTTGTGGAGAAGCCTGTGTGTGCAGAAGACCACAATGTCTACATATATTACCCAACATCTGCCGGAGGAGGCAGCCAGAGGCTCTTCAGAAAG ATAGGAAGTCGCAGCAGTGTGTACTCCCCAGAGAGCAGCGTGCGAAAGACTGGATCCTACATCTACGAGGAGTTCATGCCAACCGACGGTACTGATGTGAAG GTTTACACAGTGGGCCCAGACTACGCCCATGCTGAGGCCAGAAAGTCTCCAGCACTGGACGGAAAGGTGGAGAGAGACAGCGAGGGGAAGGAGATCCGTTACCCCGTCATGCTCACTGCCATGGAGAAACTGGTGGCCCGCAAGGTCTGCCTGGCTTTCAAG cAAACAGTATGTGGGTTCGACCTGCTCCGAGCCAACGGCCATTCCTATGTCTGCGACGTGAATGGCTTCAGCTTCGTCAAAAACTCAATGAAGTACTACGATGACTGTGCCAAAGTCCTGGG GAACATGGTAATGAGGGAGTTGGCTCCCCAGTTGCACATTCCCTGGTCCATCCCCATGGAGGCCGAAGACATCCCCATTGTCCCAACAACTTCAGGAACCAT GATGGAGCTGCGTTGTGTTATCGCCATTATCCGGCATGGAGATCGAACACCAAAGCAAAAGATGAAAATGGAGGTTCGACATCCCCT ATTCTTCGATTTGTTTGAGAAGTATGGAGGATACAAGACAGgcaagctaaagctaaaaaagCCAAAACAGCTGCAG GAAGTGCTAGATATCGCCCGCCTGCTGCTGCTTGAACTAGGCCAGCACAACGACTGTGAGATCGAGGAGAAGAAATCCAAACTGGAGCAACTCAAGACCGTCTTGGAAAT GGAATCCAGCTTGAATGACACTCA GTATGGTCATTTTTCAGGTATCAACAGGAAAGTCCAGCTGACCTACCTCCGAAACGGCCAACCTAAAGCCTCCAGTGAAGAAGAAG ACTTTAAGAAGGATGCTCCGTCTCTGCTCCTGGTGCTGAAGTGGGGTGGGGAGCTGACACCTGCGGGCCGGGTTCAGGCTGAAGAGCTGGGCAGGGCTTTCCGCTGCATGTACCCTGGAGGTCAAG CCAGTAATCGCCGGTCCCTTGGCTGTGAGTCCCCTATTGACTTTG GTGACTATGCTGGGTTTCCTGGCTGCGGCCTCCTGCGCCTGCACAGCACTTACCGCCACGATCTGAAGATCTACGCCTCTGATGAGGGCAGGGTGCAGATGACAGCAGCAGCTTTTGCCAAG GGCCTGCTGGCTCTGGAGGGGGAGCTGACTCCAATCCTGGTTCAGATGGTAAAGAGTGCCAACATGAACGGACTACTGGACAGTGACAGTGACTCTCTGACTGACTGCCAACAGAAGGTGAAGGCCAGGCTGCATGAGATCATGCAGAAGGATCAGGAGTTTACACAGGAGGACTATCAGAAG TTGGCCCCAACAAGCAGTCCATCGCTGGTGAACTCTATGAAGGTCATAGAAAATCCAGTCACAACCTGTGACAAGGTGTATGCGCTGATCCAGAGCCTCAACTCGCAGATCCGGAAGAGACTGGAGGACCCCAAGTCTGCAG ACTTGCAGCTTTATCACAGTGAGACATTGGAGCTGATGCTGCAGCGCTGGTCCAAGCTGGAGAGAGACTTCCGCACGAAGAACGGGCGCTACGACATCAGCAAGATCCCAGACATCTACGACTGCATCAAATACGACTCGCAGCACAACGCTTCGCTTGGCTTGGAGGACAAGTTGGAGCTGTTCAGACTGTCTCGTGCTCTGGCTGACATAGTCATCCCACAG GAGTATGGCATCACCAAAGCAGAGAAACTGGACATTGCTCAGGCTTACTGTGTTCCTCTGATGAAGAAAATCCAGCTGGACCTGCAGAGGACGCACGAGGATGAGGCCGTCAACAAGCTGCACCCTCT GTATTCTCGGGGGGTGATGTCTCCTGGTCGTCATGTTCGCACACGCCTTTACTTCACAAGCGAGAGCCACGTTCACTCCCTGCTCAGCATGTTCCGCTATGGAGGACTTCTGGAT GAGGTGAAGGACCAGCAGTGGAAACAGGCGATGGACTACCTAAGCGCTGTAACTGAACTCAACTACATGACGCAGATAGTCATCATGCTGTATGAAGACAACAACAAG GACCCCTCCTCAGAGGAGCGTTTCCATGTGGAGCTTCACTTCAGTCCAGGAGTCAAAGGGTGCGAGGATGAAGAGAACGTGCCTCTTGGCTTCGGATTCCGCCCTGCTTCCTCAGAG AATGAAGACAAAAAGCCGGATCAGGGCAGTCTGGAGGACCTCTCCCAGGACCAGACAGATGAGGCACTTCTTGTCTCAGAGTCAATTAATATCCAGCGAAGATCACCCATGATTCGCAATCGCAAGACAGGCTCCATGGAG GTCCTCTCTGAGACCTCCCCCACACATTCCTCCAAAGGCAGCACCTCCCATCGACTCTTCCAATCGTGCTCGCGCCAGTCTCCTGAGATCAAACCAGCCGGTGGCCTAG AGCTGTTCTCTATGCTGGCAGTAAAGAGATTTTCAGTGTCGTTTGCCAGGCATCCGACCAATG
- the ppip5k1b gene encoding inositol hexakisphosphate and diphosphoinositol-pentakisphosphate kinase 1 isoform X3: MSEPFKGRGPVKEQGRVHRNVPRFVVGCEDDEQDMGQMEAGMKKEMFREEDMEDDEDESPSERQIIVGICAMMKKSKSKPMTEILERLCKFDYIDVEIFPEEVILEEPVEKWPLCDCLISFHSKGFPLDKAVEYVKLRNPLLINDLNMQYFIQDRREVYRILQEEGIDLPRYAILNRDPDNPEECNLVEGEDHVEVNGEVFHKPFVEKPVCAEDHNVYIYYPTSAGGGSQRLFRKIGSRSSVYSPESSVRKTGSYIYEEFMPTDGTDVKVYTVGPDYAHAEARKSPALDGKVERDSEGKEIRYPVMLTAMEKLVARKVCLAFKQTVCGFDLLRANGHSYVCDVNGFSFVKNSMKYYDDCAKVLGNMVMRELAPQLHIPWSIPMEAEDIPIVPTTSGTMMELRCVIAIIRHGDRTPKQKMKMEVRHPLFFDLFEKYGGYKTGKLKLKKPKQLQEVLDIARLLLLELGQHNDCEIEEKKSKLEQLKTVLEMESSLNDTQYGHFSGINRKVQLTYLRNGQPKASSEEEDFKKDAPSLLLVLKWGGELTPAGRVQAEELGRAFRCMYPGGQGDYAGFPGCGLLRLHSTYRHDLKIYASDEGRVQMTAAAFAKGLLALEGELTPILVQMVKSANMNGLLDSDSDSLTDCQQKVKARLHEIMQKDQEFTQEDYQKLAPTSSPSLVNSMKVIENPVTTCDKVYALIQSLNSQIRKRLEDPKSADLQLYHSETLELMLQRWSKLERDFRTKNGRYDISKIPDIYDCIKYDSQHNASLGLEDKLELFRLSRALADIVIPQEYGITKAEKLDIAQAYCVPLMKKIQLDLQRTHEDEAVNKLHPLYSRGVMSPGRHVRTRLYFTSESHVHSLLSMFRYGGLLDEVKDQQWKQAMDYLSAVTELNYMTQIVIMLYEDNNKDPSSEERFHVELHFSPGVKGCEDEENVPLGFGFRPASSENEDKKPDQGSLEDLSQDQTDEALLVSESINIQRRSPMIRNRKTGSMEVLSETSPTHSSKGSTSHRLFQSCSRQSPEIKPAGGLGSLCSGLFSASSLGVSCSAPNLRDYVRTHHHHHRKPPLSPGSLPCKIGMFELFSMLAVKRFSVSFARHPTNGFEGCSMVPSIYPLETLHNSLSLKQVEEFLKSVCESSSEAHAKTMKALSGLFDSQSQTSLYSPQQPLSSSGSEASLRPPSQPLWHGSIPSSAVSSAGPSSPITETGGVNFSFSE, translated from the exons ATGTCCGAGCCCTTCAAGGGACGAGGACCAGTGAAAGAACAAGGGCGGGTTCACAGAAACGTTCCTCGGTTTGTGGTTGGTTGTGAAGATGATGAGCAAGACATGGGTCAAATGGAGGCTGGCATGAAGAAGGAGATGTTTCGAGAGGAGGACATGGAGGATGATGAAGATGAGTCG CCATCAGAGCGACAGATCATTGTGGGAATATGTGCAATGATGAAGAAGTCCAAGTCGAAGCCCATGACTGAGATCTTGGAGCGACTTTGTAAGTTTGACTACATTGACGTAGAGATTTTTCCTGAGGAGGTGATCCTGGAAGAACCTGTGGAGAAATGGCCTCTCTGCGACTGCCTGATCTCCTTCCATTCCAAAG gcttccctcttgacaaagctgtggaataCGTCAAGCTCAGGAATCCGCTGCTCATCAATGATCTCAACATGCAGTATTTCATTCAGGACAG GAGGGAAGTGTATCGGATCCTACAGGAAGAAGGCATCGACCTACCTCGTTATGCCATATTAAATCGCGATCCGGACAATCCCGAAG AGTGTAACCTGGTGGAGGGGGAGGACCATGTTGAGGTGAACGGGGAGGTGTTCCATAAACCCTTTGTGGAGAAGCCTGTGTGTGCAGAAGACCACAATGTCTACATATATTACCCAACATCTGCCGGAGGAGGCAGCCAGAGGCTCTTCAGAAAG ATAGGAAGTCGCAGCAGTGTGTACTCCCCAGAGAGCAGCGTGCGAAAGACTGGATCCTACATCTACGAGGAGTTCATGCCAACCGACGGTACTGATGTGAAG GTTTACACAGTGGGCCCAGACTACGCCCATGCTGAGGCCAGAAAGTCTCCAGCACTGGACGGAAAGGTGGAGAGAGACAGCGAGGGGAAGGAGATCCGTTACCCCGTCATGCTCACTGCCATGGAGAAACTGGTGGCCCGCAAGGTCTGCCTGGCTTTCAAG cAAACAGTATGTGGGTTCGACCTGCTCCGAGCCAACGGCCATTCCTATGTCTGCGACGTGAATGGCTTCAGCTTCGTCAAAAACTCAATGAAGTACTACGATGACTGTGCCAAAGTCCTGGG GAACATGGTAATGAGGGAGTTGGCTCCCCAGTTGCACATTCCCTGGTCCATCCCCATGGAGGCCGAAGACATCCCCATTGTCCCAACAACTTCAGGAACCAT GATGGAGCTGCGTTGTGTTATCGCCATTATCCGGCATGGAGATCGAACACCAAAGCAAAAGATGAAAATGGAGGTTCGACATCCCCT ATTCTTCGATTTGTTTGAGAAGTATGGAGGATACAAGACAGgcaagctaaagctaaaaaagCCAAAACAGCTGCAG GAAGTGCTAGATATCGCCCGCCTGCTGCTGCTTGAACTAGGCCAGCACAACGACTGTGAGATCGAGGAGAAGAAATCCAAACTGGAGCAACTCAAGACCGTCTTGGAAAT GGAATCCAGCTTGAATGACACTCA GTATGGTCATTTTTCAGGTATCAACAGGAAAGTCCAGCTGACCTACCTCCGAAACGGCCAACCTAAAGCCTCCAGTGAAGAAGAAG ACTTTAAGAAGGATGCTCCGTCTCTGCTCCTGGTGCTGAAGTGGGGTGGGGAGCTGACACCTGCGGGCCGGGTTCAGGCTGAAGAGCTGGGCAGGGCTTTCCGCTGCATGTACCCTGGAGGTCAAG GTGACTATGCTGGGTTTCCTGGCTGCGGCCTCCTGCGCCTGCACAGCACTTACCGCCACGATCTGAAGATCTACGCCTCTGATGAGGGCAGGGTGCAGATGACAGCAGCAGCTTTTGCCAAG GGCCTGCTGGCTCTGGAGGGGGAGCTGACTCCAATCCTGGTTCAGATGGTAAAGAGTGCCAACATGAACGGACTACTGGACAGTGACAGTGACTCTCTGACTGACTGCCAACAGAAGGTGAAGGCCAGGCTGCATGAGATCATGCAGAAGGATCAGGAGTTTACACAGGAGGACTATCAGAAG TTGGCCCCAACAAGCAGTCCATCGCTGGTGAACTCTATGAAGGTCATAGAAAATCCAGTCACAACCTGTGACAAGGTGTATGCGCTGATCCAGAGCCTCAACTCGCAGATCCGGAAGAGACTGGAGGACCCCAAGTCTGCAG ACTTGCAGCTTTATCACAGTGAGACATTGGAGCTGATGCTGCAGCGCTGGTCCAAGCTGGAGAGAGACTTCCGCACGAAGAACGGGCGCTACGACATCAGCAAGATCCCAGACATCTACGACTGCATCAAATACGACTCGCAGCACAACGCTTCGCTTGGCTTGGAGGACAAGTTGGAGCTGTTCAGACTGTCTCGTGCTCTGGCTGACATAGTCATCCCACAG GAGTATGGCATCACCAAAGCAGAGAAACTGGACATTGCTCAGGCTTACTGTGTTCCTCTGATGAAGAAAATCCAGCTGGACCTGCAGAGGACGCACGAGGATGAGGCCGTCAACAAGCTGCACCCTCT GTATTCTCGGGGGGTGATGTCTCCTGGTCGTCATGTTCGCACACGCCTTTACTTCACAAGCGAGAGCCACGTTCACTCCCTGCTCAGCATGTTCCGCTATGGAGGACTTCTGGAT GAGGTGAAGGACCAGCAGTGGAAACAGGCGATGGACTACCTAAGCGCTGTAACTGAACTCAACTACATGACGCAGATAGTCATCATGCTGTATGAAGACAACAACAAG GACCCCTCCTCAGAGGAGCGTTTCCATGTGGAGCTTCACTTCAGTCCAGGAGTCAAAGGGTGCGAGGATGAAGAGAACGTGCCTCTTGGCTTCGGATTCCGCCCTGCTTCCTCAGAG AATGAAGACAAAAAGCCGGATCAGGGCAGTCTGGAGGACCTCTCCCAGGACCAGACAGATGAGGCACTTCTTGTCTCAGAGTCAATTAATATCCAGCGAAGATCACCCATGATTCGCAATCGCAAGACAGGCTCCATGGAG GTCCTCTCTGAGACCTCCCCCACACATTCCTCCAAAGGCAGCACCTCCCATCGACTCTTCCAATCGTGCTCGCGCCAGTCTCCTGAGATCAAACCAGCCGGTGGCCTAG GGTCACTCTGCTCTGGCCTCTTCAGTGCCTCTTCCCTCGGTGTGTCCTGTAGCGCCCCCAACCTGCGGGACTACGTCCGcacacaccaccaccaccaccgaAAACCACCTCTGTCCCCCGGCAGTCTGCCATGCAAGATTGGCATGTTTG AGCTGTTCTCTATGCTGGCAGTAAAGAGATTTTCAGTGTCGTTTGCCAGGCATCCGACCAATG
- the ppip5k1b gene encoding inositol hexakisphosphate and diphosphoinositol-pentakisphosphate kinase 2 isoform X1: MSEPFKGRGPVKEQGRVHRNVPRFVVGCEDDEQDMGQMEAGMKKEMFREEDMEDDEDESPSERQIIVGICAMMKKSKSKPMTEILERLCKFDYIDVEIFPEEVILEEPVEKWPLCDCLISFHSKGFPLDKAVEYVKLRNPLLINDLNMQYFIQDRREVYRILQEEGIDLPRYAILNRDPDNPEECNLVEGEDHVEVNGEVFHKPFVEKPVCAEDHNVYIYYPTSAGGGSQRLFRKIGSRSSVYSPESSVRKTGSYIYEEFMPTDGTDVKVYTVGPDYAHAEARKSPALDGKVERDSEGKEIRYPVMLTAMEKLVARKVCLAFKQTVCGFDLLRANGHSYVCDVNGFSFVKNSMKYYDDCAKVLGNMVMRELAPQLHIPWSIPMEAEDIPIVPTTSGTMMELRCVIAIIRHGDRTPKQKMKMEVRHPLFFDLFEKYGGYKTGKLKLKKPKQLQEVLDIARLLLLELGQHNDCEIEEKKSKLEQLKTVLEMESSLNDTQYGHFSGINRKVQLTYLRNGQPKASSEEEDFKKDAPSLLLVLKWGGELTPAGRVQAEELGRAFRCMYPGGQASNRRSLGCESPIDFGDYAGFPGCGLLRLHSTYRHDLKIYASDEGRVQMTAAAFAKGLLALEGELTPILVQMVKSANMNGLLDSDSDSLTDCQQKVKARLHEIMQKDQEFTQEDYQKLAPTSSPSLVNSMKVIENPVTTCDKVYALIQSLNSQIRKRLEDPKSADLQLYHSETLELMLQRWSKLERDFRTKNGRYDISKIPDIYDCIKYDSQHNASLGLEDKLELFRLSRALADIVIPQEYGITKAEKLDIAQAYCVPLMKKIQLDLQRTHEDEAVNKLHPLYSRGVMSPGRHVRTRLYFTSESHVHSLLSMFRYGGLLDEVKDQQWKQAMDYLSAVTELNYMTQIVIMLYEDNNKDPSSEERFHVELHFSPGVKGCEDEENVPLGFGFRPASSENEDKKPDQGSLEDLSQDQTDEALLVSESINIQRRSPMIRNRKTGSMEVLSETSPTHSSKGSTSHRLFQSCSRQSPEIKPAGGLGSLCSGLFSASSLGVSCSAPNLRDYVRTHHHHHRKPPLSPGSLPCKIGMFELFSMLAVKRFSVSFARHPTNGFEGCSMVPSIYPLETLHNSLSLKQVEEFLKSVCESSSEAHAKTMKALSGLFDSQSQTSLYSPQQPLSSSGSEASLRPPSQPLWHGSIPSSAVSSAGPSSPITETGGVNFSFSE; this comes from the exons ATGTCCGAGCCCTTCAAGGGACGAGGACCAGTGAAAGAACAAGGGCGGGTTCACAGAAACGTTCCTCGGTTTGTGGTTGGTTGTGAAGATGATGAGCAAGACATGGGTCAAATGGAGGCTGGCATGAAGAAGGAGATGTTTCGAGAGGAGGACATGGAGGATGATGAAGATGAGTCG CCATCAGAGCGACAGATCATTGTGGGAATATGTGCAATGATGAAGAAGTCCAAGTCGAAGCCCATGACTGAGATCTTGGAGCGACTTTGTAAGTTTGACTACATTGACGTAGAGATTTTTCCTGAGGAGGTGATCCTGGAAGAACCTGTGGAGAAATGGCCTCTCTGCGACTGCCTGATCTCCTTCCATTCCAAAG gcttccctcttgacaaagctgtggaataCGTCAAGCTCAGGAATCCGCTGCTCATCAATGATCTCAACATGCAGTATTTCATTCAGGACAG GAGGGAAGTGTATCGGATCCTACAGGAAGAAGGCATCGACCTACCTCGTTATGCCATATTAAATCGCGATCCGGACAATCCCGAAG AGTGTAACCTGGTGGAGGGGGAGGACCATGTTGAGGTGAACGGGGAGGTGTTCCATAAACCCTTTGTGGAGAAGCCTGTGTGTGCAGAAGACCACAATGTCTACATATATTACCCAACATCTGCCGGAGGAGGCAGCCAGAGGCTCTTCAGAAAG ATAGGAAGTCGCAGCAGTGTGTACTCCCCAGAGAGCAGCGTGCGAAAGACTGGATCCTACATCTACGAGGAGTTCATGCCAACCGACGGTACTGATGTGAAG GTTTACACAGTGGGCCCAGACTACGCCCATGCTGAGGCCAGAAAGTCTCCAGCACTGGACGGAAAGGTGGAGAGAGACAGCGAGGGGAAGGAGATCCGTTACCCCGTCATGCTCACTGCCATGGAGAAACTGGTGGCCCGCAAGGTCTGCCTGGCTTTCAAG cAAACAGTATGTGGGTTCGACCTGCTCCGAGCCAACGGCCATTCCTATGTCTGCGACGTGAATGGCTTCAGCTTCGTCAAAAACTCAATGAAGTACTACGATGACTGTGCCAAAGTCCTGGG GAACATGGTAATGAGGGAGTTGGCTCCCCAGTTGCACATTCCCTGGTCCATCCCCATGGAGGCCGAAGACATCCCCATTGTCCCAACAACTTCAGGAACCAT GATGGAGCTGCGTTGTGTTATCGCCATTATCCGGCATGGAGATCGAACACCAAAGCAAAAGATGAAAATGGAGGTTCGACATCCCCT ATTCTTCGATTTGTTTGAGAAGTATGGAGGATACAAGACAGgcaagctaaagctaaaaaagCCAAAACAGCTGCAG GAAGTGCTAGATATCGCCCGCCTGCTGCTGCTTGAACTAGGCCAGCACAACGACTGTGAGATCGAGGAGAAGAAATCCAAACTGGAGCAACTCAAGACCGTCTTGGAAAT GGAATCCAGCTTGAATGACACTCA GTATGGTCATTTTTCAGGTATCAACAGGAAAGTCCAGCTGACCTACCTCCGAAACGGCCAACCTAAAGCCTCCAGTGAAGAAGAAG ACTTTAAGAAGGATGCTCCGTCTCTGCTCCTGGTGCTGAAGTGGGGTGGGGAGCTGACACCTGCGGGCCGGGTTCAGGCTGAAGAGCTGGGCAGGGCTTTCCGCTGCATGTACCCTGGAGGTCAAG CCAGTAATCGCCGGTCCCTTGGCTGTGAGTCCCCTATTGACTTTG GTGACTATGCTGGGTTTCCTGGCTGCGGCCTCCTGCGCCTGCACAGCACTTACCGCCACGATCTGAAGATCTACGCCTCTGATGAGGGCAGGGTGCAGATGACAGCAGCAGCTTTTGCCAAG GGCCTGCTGGCTCTGGAGGGGGAGCTGACTCCAATCCTGGTTCAGATGGTAAAGAGTGCCAACATGAACGGACTACTGGACAGTGACAGTGACTCTCTGACTGACTGCCAACAGAAGGTGAAGGCCAGGCTGCATGAGATCATGCAGAAGGATCAGGAGTTTACACAGGAGGACTATCAGAAG TTGGCCCCAACAAGCAGTCCATCGCTGGTGAACTCTATGAAGGTCATAGAAAATCCAGTCACAACCTGTGACAAGGTGTATGCGCTGATCCAGAGCCTCAACTCGCAGATCCGGAAGAGACTGGAGGACCCCAAGTCTGCAG ACTTGCAGCTTTATCACAGTGAGACATTGGAGCTGATGCTGCAGCGCTGGTCCAAGCTGGAGAGAGACTTCCGCACGAAGAACGGGCGCTACGACATCAGCAAGATCCCAGACATCTACGACTGCATCAAATACGACTCGCAGCACAACGCTTCGCTTGGCTTGGAGGACAAGTTGGAGCTGTTCAGACTGTCTCGTGCTCTGGCTGACATAGTCATCCCACAG GAGTATGGCATCACCAAAGCAGAGAAACTGGACATTGCTCAGGCTTACTGTGTTCCTCTGATGAAGAAAATCCAGCTGGACCTGCAGAGGACGCACGAGGATGAGGCCGTCAACAAGCTGCACCCTCT GTATTCTCGGGGGGTGATGTCTCCTGGTCGTCATGTTCGCACACGCCTTTACTTCACAAGCGAGAGCCACGTTCACTCCCTGCTCAGCATGTTCCGCTATGGAGGACTTCTGGAT GAGGTGAAGGACCAGCAGTGGAAACAGGCGATGGACTACCTAAGCGCTGTAACTGAACTCAACTACATGACGCAGATAGTCATCATGCTGTATGAAGACAACAACAAG GACCCCTCCTCAGAGGAGCGTTTCCATGTGGAGCTTCACTTCAGTCCAGGAGTCAAAGGGTGCGAGGATGAAGAGAACGTGCCTCTTGGCTTCGGATTCCGCCCTGCTTCCTCAGAG AATGAAGACAAAAAGCCGGATCAGGGCAGTCTGGAGGACCTCTCCCAGGACCAGACAGATGAGGCACTTCTTGTCTCAGAGTCAATTAATATCCAGCGAAGATCACCCATGATTCGCAATCGCAAGACAGGCTCCATGGAG GTCCTCTCTGAGACCTCCCCCACACATTCCTCCAAAGGCAGCACCTCCCATCGACTCTTCCAATCGTGCTCGCGCCAGTCTCCTGAGATCAAACCAGCCGGTGGCCTAG GGTCACTCTGCTCTGGCCTCTTCAGTGCCTCTTCCCTCGGTGTGTCCTGTAGCGCCCCCAACCTGCGGGACTACGTCCGcacacaccaccaccaccaccgaAAACCACCTCTGTCCCCCGGCAGTCTGCCATGCAAGATTGGCATGTTTG AGCTGTTCTCTATGCTGGCAGTAAAGAGATTTTCAGTGTCGTTTGCCAGGCATCCGACCAATG